From the genome of Pseudomonas sp. WJP1:
TCGAAGAGCTGCTCGATACCCCGATGACCGTGGTTGAGTCGAGCAAGATCGGCAAGGTCTCGCGAATCAACGACGCCTCTGGTCGCTATATCGAATTCTGCAAGAGTAGCGTGCCGACTGGCACCAGCTTTTCCGGTCTGAAAATCGTCATCGATTGCGCCCATGGTGCCGTGTACAAGGTGGCGCCGAGCGTGTTCCGCGAGCTGGGTGCCGAGGTCGTGGTCCTGTCCGCGCATCCCAATGGCCTGAACATCAACGACAACTGCGGTTCGACCCATATGGGTCCACTGCAGGCTGCCGTGTTGGCCGAGCATGCGGACCTGGGTATCGCGTTCGACGGTGATGGCGATCGGGTACTGATGGTTGATCACACCGGTGCCGTCGTCGATGGCGATGAGCTGCTGTACATCATTGCTCGCGATCTGCATGAGCAAGGCAAGCTGCAAGGCGGTGTGGTCGGCACGTTGATGAGCAACCTGGGGCTGGAGCTCGCCCTGGCGGACCTGGCGATTCCCTTTGTGCGCGCCAACGTCGGTGACCGTTATGTGATCGCCGATCTGCTGGAGCGCAACTGGCTGGTGGGTGGCGAGAACTCGGGGCATATCGTGTGCTTCAATCACACCACCACCGGTGACGCGATCATCGCTGCGCTGCAGGTGCTGATGGCGCTGCAGACTCGTTCACAGGGGCTGGCAGAGGCGCGTCAGGCGTTGCGCAAGTGTCCTCAGGTATTGATCAATGTGCGTTTCGGTGGCGGTGCAAACCCGCTCGAGCATGCATCGGTCAAGGAAGCCAGCGAGCGTGTCACCCGGGCCATGGCGGGTCGCGGGCGCGTGTTGTTGCGCAAGTCCGGGACAGAGCCGCTGGTGCGTGTAATGGTCGAAGGCGAAGACGAAAAGCAGGTTCGCGCCTACGCCGAAGAGCTGGCAAAACTGGTTACTGAAGTTTCTGCCTGAATTCGGCTTGCCAGCCTCGATTGTGTTGGGTAACATCTGCGCCCACTTTGACCGACGAGGTACAGCATGCGTCGCCCTATGGTAGCTGGTAACTGGAAGATGCACGGTACCCGCGCCAGCGTCGCTGAGCTGATCAACGGCCTACGTGACTTGGCCTTGCCGAGCGGTGTTGAAGTAGCGGTATTCCCGCCTTTGTTGCATATCAGCCAAGTGGTTGATGGCTTGAAAGGAAAGCCGGTTTCGATCGGCGCGCAGAATTCTGCGGTGGAAGTCGGACAAGGCGCACTGACCGGTGAGGTCTCGCCAAGTCAGTTGGTGGATGCAGGTTGTTCCCTGGTGCTTGTCGGGCACTCCGAACGCCGCCAGTTAATGGGCGAGCAGGACGAAGTGCTGGTTCGCAAGTTTGCAGCGGCTCAGGCAAGTGGCCTGGTTCCGGTGTTGTGCATAGGGGAGACCCTTGAGCAGCGTGAAGCCGGGAAGACCCTTGAGGTCGTTTCGCAGCAGCTGGGTAGCATCATCGAAGAGCTGGGCGTCGATGTGTTTGCAAAGGCAGTAATCGCTTACGAGCCGGTCTGGGCCATTGGCACCGGGCTGACTGCTTCACCGCAACAGGCGCAGGATGTGCACGCAGCCATTCGCGCACAGTTGGCGGCAGAGAATTCTGAAGTCGCACAAGGTGTGCGGCTTCTATACGGCGGCAGCGTGAAGGCGGCCAATGCGGTCGAACTGTTCGGCATGCCGGATATCGATGGGGGCCTCATTGGTGGGGCTTCCCTGAATGCAGATGAGTTCGGTGCGATTTGTCGCGCCGCGGGAAACTGAAAAAATGCTGGAAACAGTCGTAGTCGTTTTTCATCTGCTGGGTGCATTGGGCGTAGTGGCTCTGGTTTTGCTGCAGCAGGGTAAAGGTGCGGACGCTGGCGCGTCTTTCGGAGCAGGTGCTTCAAATACTGTGTTCGGAAGCCAAGGTTCCTCTACCTTTCTTAGTAAGTTTACTGCTATACTTGCCGCAGGTTTCTTCATAACCAGCTTAGGGTTAGGTTACTTTGCTAAAGAGAAAGCTCACCAGCTGACTCAAGTAGGTTTGCCAAACCCGGCAGTGTTGGAAGTTCCAAAGCAACAACCGGCTTCTGATGATGTCCCGGTGCTTCAAGAGCAAAAGTCGGCTACTCCAGCGACTGACGTACCTCCAGCTCAAGAGCAGAAGTAAGAAGGGTTTCAAACGTAGTATTGCCGAGGTGGTGGAATTGGTAGACACGCAACCTTGAGGTGGTTGTGCCCATAGGGTGTAGGGGTTCGAGTCCCCTTCTCGGTACCAATTAGTCAGGAGAGCCCGCTGTTGCGGGCTTTCTTGCAGGTGGAAGGTTACATTGACCCCGT
Proteins encoded in this window:
- the glmM gene encoding phosphoglucosamine mutase, whose protein sequence is MTKKYFGTDGIRGRVGVYPITPDFMLKLGWAAGMAFRKMGACKVLVGKDTRISGYMFESALEAGLTSAGADVMLLGPMPTPAIAYLTRTFHAEAGIVISASHNPHDDNGIKFFSGKGTKLPDEIEHMIEELLDTPMTVVESSKIGKVSRINDASGRYIEFCKSSVPTGTSFSGLKIVIDCAHGAVYKVAPSVFRELGAEVVVLSAHPNGLNINDNCGSTHMGPLQAAVLAEHADLGIAFDGDGDRVLMVDHTGAVVDGDELLYIIARDLHEQGKLQGGVVGTLMSNLGLELALADLAIPFVRANVGDRYVIADLLERNWLVGGENSGHIVCFNHTTTGDAIIAALQVLMALQTRSQGLAEARQALRKCPQVLINVRFGGGANPLEHASVKEASERVTRAMAGRGRVLLRKSGTEPLVRVMVEGEDEKQVRAYAEELAKLVTEVSA
- the tpiA gene encoding triose-phosphate isomerase, whose product is MRRPMVAGNWKMHGTRASVAELINGLRDLALPSGVEVAVFPPLLHISQVVDGLKGKPVSIGAQNSAVEVGQGALTGEVSPSQLVDAGCSLVLVGHSERRQLMGEQDEVLVRKFAAAQASGLVPVLCIGETLEQREAGKTLEVVSQQLGSIIEELGVDVFAKAVIAYEPVWAIGTGLTASPQQAQDVHAAIRAQLAAENSEVAQGVRLLYGGSVKAANAVELFGMPDIDGGLIGGASLNADEFGAICRAAGN
- the secG gene encoding preprotein translocase subunit SecG; this encodes MLETVVVVFHLLGALGVVALVLLQQGKGADAGASFGAGASNTVFGSQGSSTFLSKFTAILAAGFFITSLGLGYFAKEKAHQLTQVGLPNPAVLEVPKQQPASDDVPVLQEQKSATPATDVPPAQEQK